Within Nycticebus coucang isolate mNycCou1 chromosome 16, mNycCou1.pri, whole genome shotgun sequence, the genomic segment GCTCTGATGCAATCCTGCAGCTCATGTCCTTATGTCCTTATTTCCTgttatttgtgaaaaataaactctttctgATTAAGCAGCTCTCAGCTGGGGTTTTTGTTACTTGTAGCCATAAGCATTCCAAACAAAGTATTCAACCTTTCCAAAGTACAGACTGGATCCTATCACCCCCCAACTCAGTGTCTGATTTCCTCCTTTGTCTTCACATCACATGCAGCCTTAACCTGACGTCTGACTTCCTTTCCACCCCATCTTCcaataattattcttttatatttaagcCAATGGCCCCACTGAATTATCTGTGGTTCCTGGAAGACACTTGACTATTTAACACCCTTGAGACTTTGCCTTAAAACCATTTCTCTTTCTGGAATTTCCCCTAAATTCAAATATCCCCCTAATCAATGTCCATCAGTAAAATACTCACTTTCAAGACCCAGCTCACTCATTCATCCCTCTGATGGCGAAGCTTTCCTAGACACTATCTCCTACTTCAGGTAGAGCTATCTACTCTCTTCTTTACCCCTAAAGTCTACAAAGGAGTATCAGGACTTCCAGGGTAGAATATATTAAATGTGTTTCATTTATATATCATTTCTTAATTATCTTCTCTGGCTTCCCAGCATCTAACAAAACACCTGGAACAtaacagatgctcaataaatgtctcTATTTAAggcatttaagaaaatgaacataAGGTAATTTCGTATTGTAGAATAACCATtggcatatattttaaaatttatttaaaacattctcTTCTAATTTGTCTCTCATTTCTAATAAACTATAATGTTTTGAATTTGAAAACCCCATATTTGAAAATgataagaaaggaaattttttattttgcacaCTAGAATTGATTCTACTTCTGAAATTTGTATACAATGCATTTCTTGTATACTTTGTAACATCAAATAACATTTTAGGATTGTTATTAAAGGAGAAAAGAGTCGTGAACTTTATCCAAACCAATAAATACCCTGCAGTGTTTAGTTTAATACTGCACCATATCATTTCCCATGTgagaatatgtttttcttttttttatacctCCATATCACATGAGCCTATTTTTCAGGGAAATTTGCAAAAGAATGCTTCTGCTTTCCATCCAGATTGCCTGACAATTGTATTTTCCCTTATGCTGAGTGGCATTGGACAGGTCATAGACATTTTTAGGGTATGGCTGAGGAGAATTAGAATTGGAGATGCATTAATTTTGGTATGAAGGGATAGACTTATGTATTTAGTAGCTACATCTGTATCGAATTAAGGAACTCTTCATCCTTCTCATGTGGGAATGGCTTCTAGGAATTCTTCTACCAGCAACTCAGCTAATTCCCTGGAGCACGTGATGGGAAGGTATAGGACTGAGGTCATATCTTATTAAATAGTATGAATTTTTCCCATAGCATCCAGGGCAGGATTAGCAGTAGAGGAGAAAACAGTTTGGAATGATGGAGCCTGAAGTTAGtctaatgggaaagaaaaaatattatagaagTTAGTAGGCAGTTAAGTAATGCAAATAATATTTTCCCTGAATTTTCTAACTTTTGTGACTTTCgttagtgttttaatttttttgttattactaTTAGGATCTTAACAAGTGTTTACCTTTTACACTTAATTTTATACTTGTTAAGTTGTGTTCTTTTCCACAAGAATGTTTCTTACCATTGTATATGCTTGGGGCTCTATAAAAACCAGAAACTTCCTTTGATAAGCTTATTATCAGAATAAAACTTTCATAGACATCATGTAGAATTAAGATTGctagtaattttgtttttatgtgatgttttgatatgtaaTATGTTTCCTGAAAGTTTTCTTTTGGTAGGATTTTCCATAGAATTTCTAGAGAAAATTCAGGCTGTTCCCTGTAAATtgggcttatgttttttaaaaaagaggacatattttaatttttattcactaTTACTACTCAGATATAGAGCTAGGTATTAGGTATTGTGCCATAGAAGTCACAGCTAGCATTTTGTCGGATTGGGTAGGCAAGTGGAGGAAAACACTCATTAAACAGAACATCATAACTGGATTTTGTCATTATTAATTCAGTGTTTTTCTATTCCATTATACAATGCtatttttcatttaagtttttCTTTGCCCTAACATTGCCATCTTTTCCACTTTTCCATCTTGGAACACAGCAATATAATGattgtagaaataaaatgtaaatcatTCTATAATGTTTAGGGAAGGAcctcttattgaatatttttgtattttgagaatGAATCTAATTTTGATTCCCTGAATTTATTTAGCTATAAGTTATATgtagtatttaaattttaaatactgaATCATCATAGGCAGCCATACAGCTATGCTCATAAAGCAGAGTGCTGAGCGGTACCGTAGGTGTTTTTGAAAATGCTTCTGCTGTAATAAACCTATTAGTGTTTAGAACACTGGCATGGTTTTATATTAGTTCAAGTATCTCACCTTATTCTTGGGATTCAACCTACCACCCTTAGCTGCTGGTAGCAGGGAGCAGAGTTATCTCCTGGATCTAACTGAAGCAGAGTTTGGGGGACCAGTGTGTAATACTGTTTTGTGGTTTTCTAGAATGATTCCTTtcacccctcttcctccctggTTTTGTACCACATGTTCTCTTCCACTGTATGTTCTGTAAGATTTCTGCAGTGTCATTGTGGGGAACCTCAACACAGGTTTCTGGATGACCCAAGATAGTTTTGATCATCTCtcctttaatttgtattttagaacGAAATTTCCATTTAGAGAGGAATAACTTTTCTCTATCCTGTggtgctggatctttgtaagTGAAATATAATAGCATGGATTTAATACTGTCACCTGACACTTCATCAGATAATCAAATAATTGGTTTTATTAGCtctgatgaaaaaaatattatgcaCTGAAACATGAaatatcccatttattttttcattaaaaatatttctttctttctttatttattttaaatagagatggatctctctatgttgcccaggctggtcttgaactcctgggctcaagcagtcatcctgcctccgcctcttgagtagctgagacttgcctgagtcttattttcaacatttagtttaaaaaagtgTATCAGACCAACAAATCATATTTGTCTTAACAATTCAGTATTGGGTGGGATGTACCCAGACAACATATTTTTAGGTAGGAACTGTATTAATACTAGGTTTTTAACCAGTTTTCTAAACAATGTAGCTGTAGGTATAAGCCCTATGACATCTGTCTTGTAgtctgaaaagaaacaaataaataaattctttaagcAAGTGAATACTAAGAAATACCTTAATTTTGAGATGAACAATctacttattttttattcattaatgtattcaacacatatttattgaattccAACTATGTATTGCTGTGGAAAttcagagagagacaggaagcaTCTGATACAGTGAACAGCATCAGAGTGTATTTCTGGGTATTGTAAAGCCCGTGTACAGAATTCTATTGACACACAGGGTCTGTAAGACCAAGGGCTTTGAAGTCACCGCAATAAGATTTCAGGAAAGGACGTGATTTGTTTGAAGGTTTCTTGTCTCAGTGTTACATCCCGGGAGAGCTTTCTTAAGCAACTGTAATGACATCTTAAGCAAAGCAAAGCAAGTTAATGAGCTTTTCTGGCAACAGTAAATTGGTGTCAAGAATGAAAATGAGGTGCTGACGTTTGTCACCACGCCCCAGAGCCAGGGTATTTAAAGAGGGTTCTGAGACCGGGAATCCATCGCACTGAGGAACACATTCCCCTGCTACCCGAGCCCTCCACTCCTGCCATCATGCACTACAACAGCTTCTCCGACGCCGTCTTCCCCGGCTGCTACTGGGGCAGCTTCGGCTACCCCCTGGGGTACAGCGTGGGCTGCGGCTTCGGCAGCACCTACTCCCCGGTGGGCTACGGCATGGGCTACGGCTACAACGGCTGCGGGGTTTACAACTTCAGAAGATACTGGCCATTCGCTCTGTACTGAACCTGCCGAAATCCCCGAGGCGTGCAGTCTTCTCTCCCTTGAAGGCTGAGCAGCCATCTCTAGGTTCCTCCTGCGTCCATCCCTCCTGTGTCCAGCACCTTCACCTGCTCATCCAGCTCAGAGTCCTGCGATTCTCACCAGCACTAACGTcccaaagggaagagaaggaaaaaccagATGCTGCCTCCAGCTGCCTTTCCTGGACGATGTTTGTTGGGACGTTTTCAGAAAATTGACACTCAATTTGGCATCTATTACTTTTGAACTTTTCATAGCACTCATGGCTCTTGTCATGGTGTGGCTATGTCTGCCAAAATCTCAATAAACTTGTCTCAACTAGCATCAGAGTCTTATCTGGGAGtggagtttttctttcttggtgtgtgtatgtattttctgGCACACGGAGTGGGAAGCAagtggatttatttttcttatatgggCATTAGTGGCAGTGAGAAAGCAGATGATTTTTGATTTTGTATAATAAGTACACGAGAAGGAGGGTTGTTGGcaatgaaaaaacaaagttgCCTGTCTGAACCTTCCCGGGACTTTATGACATCCCTCTCCAATCTAGGAGGTCTTTCATTGTTTAGGCTCCTGACTCATTTCCTGATTTCTGCCCCTTTCCGAGCAAACTCAACCTAAGAGAGACTCTGAAGTTATTCCCATGTTAGTGCAGATGAAACCCACTGTGTTCCTTCTCCCGGGGTTTGTAGAATAAAATTCCAAGTCCCCTACTTAAGGATTCTGTAGCGTTAAGAAATAGAGATGCTACAGAATCTGGGAATCTGAGAGTCTTTTAGGTGAAGGGATAAATCCTTCAAATCAAACACCTAAAGTTTGAGACATATAAAGTGTCTACTTTATAGCTTAGTAGCACCCAGGTTAGACACAATGATGGAAACCTTGATCTTTGTGGAATTAATACGCGATAGTGAGTTTCAGTCTTAAAAGACAGGAACTGTAACAAATGTTATTTCTGAAGATTTATCAGCCTCCCTCTGCGTTCCTTTAGGGGAGAGAGCAATATTCCTTGTCTAAGTCAAATCAACAATGTCTCAATCCTGCTGAAGATGTTTCatgtataatacaaatatttttttgtgaCAGCAGGATTCAGCttaactttgcttttttattgaaTATCTTGCAAGTGGTTGTATTGCCTGTAATCTACTTTGCAAgagatcattttttttattattaaatcatagctgtgtacattaatgtgatcatggggcaccatacactggttttatagaccgtttgacacattttcatcacactgattaacatagccttcctggcactttcttagttattgtgttaagacatttatactctacatttactaagttttacatgtacccttgtaagatgcatcgtaggtgtaatcccaccaatcaccctccctccgtcccctccctctccccattccccatattcttaggttataactgggttatagctttcatatgaaagccataaatcagtttcatagtagggctgagtacattggatactttttcttccattcctgagatactttactaagaagaatatgttccagctccatccatgtaaacatgaaagaggtaaagtctccatctttctttaaggctgcataatattccatggtgtatgtataccacaatttattaatccatttgtggatcgaggggcacttgggctttttccatgacatagcaattatgaactgggcttcaataaacattctcgtacaaatatctttgttataatgtgatttttggtcttctgggtatataccagatagaggaattataggattgaatggcaggtctatttttagatctctaagtgttctccaaacatctttccaaaaggaatgtattaatttgcattcccaccagcagtgtagaagtgttcccttttctccatatccatgccaacatctctggtcttgggattttgtgatatgggctatgcttactggagttagatgatatctcaaagtagttttgatttgcatttctctgatgattaaagatgatgagcattttttcatatgtctgtaggccatgtacctgtcttcttcagagaaggttctcttcaagtctcttgcccaggctgcgatgggatcacttgttcttttcttgcttatacgtttgagttctctgtggattctggttattaaacctttgtcggagacataacctgcaaatatcttctcccattctgagggctgtttgcttgctttacttattgtgttcttggctgtgcagaagattttttgattgatcaggtcccagtagtgtatttttgaagctgcttcagttgcccgggggtcttcctcataaaatactcacccagactgatttcttcaagggttttccctgcactctcttctagtatttttatagtttcatgtcttacgtttaaatctttcatccagtgagagtctatcttagttaattgtgaaaggcgtgggtccagtttcagtcttctacaggttgccagccagttcccccagcaccatttgtaaaatagggaattttttccccactgaatatttttaattggcttgtcaaagatcaaataagggtaagtagctggattcatctcttggttctctattctgttccagacatcgacttctgtttttgtgtcagtaccatgctgttttgatcactatcgatttatagtatagtctgaggtctggtagtgtaattcctcctgctttgtttttatttctgagtaatgttttggctattcgaggttttttctgattccatataaaactaagtattattttctcaagatctttaaagtatgacagtggagatttaatagggattgcattaaaattgtatactgctttgggtagtatggacattttaacaatgttgattcttcccagacatgagcatggtatgttttttcatttgttaacattttcagctatgtcttttcttagagtttcatagttctctttatagagatctttcacgtcctttgttagataaactcccaaatattttatcttctttggcactactgtgaatggaatggagtccttaactgttttttcagcttgactattgttggtatatataaaggctaccaatttatgaatgttgattttgtaacctgagacgctgctgtattccttgatcacttcttagagttttgtagtagaatccctggtgttttccagatatacaatcatatcatctgcgaagtttgatctcttctgatcctatatggatacccttgatcaccttttcctccgtaattgtgatggctaaaacttccattacaatgttaaagagcattagagacaatgggcagccttgtctggttcctgatctgagtggaaatttcaatttaactccattcaatatgatattggctataggtttgctatagatggcctctatcagtttaagaaatgtcacttctataccaatattcttaagtgttctgatcatgaagggatgctggatattatcaaaagccttttctgcatcaattgagagaatcatatggtctttgttttttaatttgtttatgtgctgaattatacttatacatttacgtatattgaaccagccttgagaccctgggataaaaccaacttggtcatgatgtataatttgtttgatgtgttgctggattctgtttgttaggatcttgttgaatatttttgcatctatattcattagtgatattggtctataattttcttttcttgtagggtcttttcctggtttagggatctgggtgatgtttgcttcatagaacatgttgggtagtattctttctttttctacattttggaacaggttgagtaatataggtactagtttctctttaaaggtttggtagaattctgatgggaagccatttggtcccaggcttttctttttggggagattttgtatggttgattctattccagaacttgatatgggcctgttcaacatttccacttgattctggctaagtcttggaaggtgatgtgcttccaagtgttggtcaatttccttcagattttcatattctgagaataaagtttcttgtaatatttgttaaggattttttgaatttctgaggagtctgttgttatttcatttttgtcatttctgattgatgagattagagattttactctttttttcctgtttaggttagccaaaggtttatctattttattgaccttttcaaaaaaccaactttttgatgtcttgatctgttgtataattcttttgttttcaaattcatttaattctgctccaattttggttatttcttttcttctactgagtttggggttggaatgttcttccatttccagttgcttgagatgtcccattaagttgttaacttcctctctttccgttctcttgaggaaggcttgcagtgctataaattttcctcttaggactgcctttgcggtatcccagacagataatttgtgtcttcattgtcattttattccataaatttggcaatttcctccttaatctcatctctgacccagctatcattcagcataaggttatttaacttccatgtttttgtatgagtatgcagattcctagtATTACTgcgttcaacttttattccatgatggtccaagaagatacaaggaataatttctattcctttaaatttactgaggttagacttgtgacctaagatgtgatcgattttggagtatgttccatgggctgatgagaagtttgtgtattcagttttgttgggatgaaatgttctgtagatgtctgataaatccaaatgttggatgatttggtttaaatctaaaatttctttgctcagcttcttattggaggatcgatccaacactaccaaaggagtgttgaaatctctgactataatggagctggaggaaatcaagttgctcatgtctgttagagtttctcttattaattgaggtgcattctggttgggtgcataaatattaataattgaaatctcatcatgttgtgtaatacccttaacaaatatgaagtgaccattcttatccttccttacatttgttggtttaaagcctattgtgtctacaaatagaattgcaacacctgcttttttctgattaccatttgcctgaaatatggacgaccatcctttcaccctgaatctatatttatcttttaaggtaagacgtgacacttgtatgcagcaaatatctggcctgagtttttgtatccagtcagctaacctgtgcttctttagaggacagtttaagccattcacattaatggagaatgttgataagtctggtaaaattttgggtatcgagtttttcaaaaatccagtggacatttttaatccttttgccactgtggaagttggagtttgatcaaaagtttctgagtgagtttacttttgtagtagaggattgggctcgtcattctggaggataggtctgaaaatatcctgaagagctggtttggttatggcaaatttcttcaacatatgaatgtcattgaagtatttaatttctccatcatgaatgaaactcagtttagctgaatacagaatctggggttgaaaattattttgctttaggagattaaaactcgatgaccaccctcttctggcttggaaagtttcagcagagagatctgcagtcattctaatattcttccctttgtaggtaatggatttcttacgtctggctgctttcagaattttctccttcatattaactttagtgaagttaattatgatatgcctgggggatgtcttattcagattgagtcttgctggggttctttcactgtctgctatctgaatttcagaatctcttggcatgtctggaaaattctctttcataatttcatgcagaagggcctctgtgccttgagaggtcacttcatcactttcagggattccaatgcaggggatattagccttcttcgaattatcccagagctctctgagggaatgatctgcttttgctctctgtttctcttcctctttgagagtttgtgagtgttcaaaggctttgtcttcaatgtcagaagacatttcttttgcttgctccactctgttactgagggattctactgtatttttcagatctttgagggctgcaaattcttgcttcagtgtgtcaaaatctttggtggttttgtctttaaattcattaaattcttgagacaacttttgaatttctccttgaatttctaattctgactttagaattgctccttgaatttctaattccaaattttcctccattctattaatcttgtttacagtctaaattctgaattcaatttctgacatctcaacaagctatttatgaatgggatcttcagttacatctgccatatatttccttgtgggggttgatctattctggttattcatgttaccggagtttttctgctaattcc encodes:
- the LOC128567204 gene encoding keratin-associated protein 8-1, translating into MHYNSFSDAVFPGCYWGSFGYPLGYSVGCGFGSTYSPVGYGMGYGYNGCGVYNFRRYWPFALY